The Euphorbia lathyris chromosome 3, ddEupLath1.1, whole genome shotgun sequence genome contains a region encoding:
- the LOC136224578 gene encoding NADH dehydrogenase [ubiquinone] iron-sulfur protein 3, producing the protein MDNQSIFKYSWETLPKKWVKKMERSEHGNRSDTNSDYLFQLLCFLKLHTYTRVQVSIDICGVDHPSRKRRFEVVYNLLSTRYNSRIHVQTSADEVTRISPVVSLFPSAGRWEREVWDMFGVSSINHPNLRRISTDYGFEGHPLRKDLPLSGYVEVRYDDLEKRVVSEPIEMTQEFRYFDFASPWE; encoded by the coding sequence ATGGATAACCAATCCATTTTCAAATATAGTTGGGAAACTCTCCCCAAGAAATGggtaaaaaaaatggaaagatCGGAACATGGGAATAGATCTGATACCAATTCGGATTACCTATTTCAATTGTTGTGCTTTCTTAAATTGCATACCTATACAAGGGTTCAAGTTTCGATCGATATTTGCGGAGTTGATCATCCCTCTCGAAAACGAAGATTTGAAGTGGTCTATAATTTACTGAGTACTCGGTATAACTCACGCATTCATGTACAAACCAGTGCAGACGAAGTAACACGAATATCTCCGGTAGTCAGTCTATTTCCATCAGCCGGCCGGTGGGAGCGAGAAGTTTGGGATATGTTTGGTGTTTCTTCCATCAATCATCCGAATCTACGCCGTATATCAACAGATTATGGTTTCGAGGGTCATCCATTACGAAAAGACCTTCCTTTGAGTGGATATGTGGAAGTACGCTATGATGATCTAGAGAAACGTGTAGTTTCTGAACCCATTGAGATGACCCAAGAATTTCGCTATTTCGATTTTGCTAGTCCTTGGGAATAG